The following proteins come from a genomic window of Caldisericia bacterium:
- a CDS encoding MBL fold metallo-hydrolase, whose product MIEISILCNDKAKEDFYSEHGFSVLIKRENYKLIFDTGTTDIFIKNLNKLNEDINNISDFVISHGHYDHLGGVRELSKFNKNFNIYVREEIFIPKYSKESYVWRYKEKFKNNLNFKFIKDDIYEIFPNIFIFGPSPMENNFEFNDYFNEEISLAIDEEGLIIITGCAHRGIVNIVNHAINIFKKNIKIVMGGFHLYNASKEKLENIVKFFNSINIKILIPCHCTGDRAVLFFKNKFNGELKECLAGDILIFY is encoded by the coding sequence ATGATAGAAATATCAATTTTATGTAATGATAAAGCAAAAGAAGATTTTTATTCTGAACATGGATTTTCAGTATTAATAAAAAGGGAAAATTATAAATTAATTTTTGATACTGGAACTACAGATATTTTTATTAAAAATCTTAATAAATTAAATGAAGACATAAATAATATTAGTGATTTTGTTATAAGTCATGGCCACTATGATCATTTAGGAGGAGTAAGAGAACTATCTAAATTTAATAAAAATTTTAATATATATGTAAGAGAAGAGATATTTATTCCAAAATATTCTAAAGAGAGCTATGTATGGAGGTATAAAGAAAAATTTAAAAATAACTTAAATTTTAAATTTATAAAAGATGACATATACGAAATTTTTCCAAATATTTTTATTTTTGGACCTTCTCCTATGGAAAATAACTTTGAATTTAATGACTATTTTAATGAAGAGATAAGTCTTGCTATAGATGAAGAAGGTTTAATTATAATAACTGGTTGTGCTCATAGAGGAATTGTAAATATTGTAAATCATGCAATTAATATTTTTAAAAAAAATATAAAGATTGTAATGGGTGGTTTTCATCTTTATAATGCCTCCAAAGAAAAATTGGAAAATATTGTTAAATTTTTTAATAGTATAAACATTAAAATTTTGATTCCCTGTCATTGTACAGGAGATAGAGCGGTTTTATTTTTTAAAAACAAATTTAATGGTGAATTAAAAGAGTGTTTAGCAGGTGATATATTAATTTTTTATTAA
- a CDS encoding MBL fold metallo-hydrolase: MIKIEREIVSPYKTNCYFVFKNNKGIIIDPGGDCQKLKRKLDELKEIKFEYVLNTHGHEDHTFCDNFLKKSYNMKILIHEKDLFFISNSAINKNFWPDFEEVEPDILLKDGDELNLGELKVKVIHTPGHTPGSSIFIIENLIFSGDTIFKGTIGRYDFEYSSSTLMKNSILKILNNLCDMDYIIYPGHGNSTTLEEERETLIYFLDIL, translated from the coding sequence ATGATAAAGATAGAGAGAGAAATAGTTAGTCCATATAAAACAAATTGTTATTTTGTATTTAAAAATAATAAAGGAATAATAATAGATCCAGGTGGAGATTGTCAAAAACTAAAAAGAAAATTGGATGAATTAAAAGAGATAAAATTTGAATATGTTTTAAATACCCATGGACATGAGGATCACACCTTTTGTGATAACTTTTTAAAGAAAAGTTATAATATGAAAATTTTAATTCATGAGAAAGATCTCTTTTTCATATCAAATAGTGCAATAAATAAAAATTTTTGGCCTGATTTTGAAGAAGTTGAACCTGATATCTTATTGAAAGATGGAGACGAGTTAAATTTGGGTGAATTGAAAGTAAAGGTAATTCATACACCAGGTCATACTCCTGGAAGTTCAATTTTTATAATCGAAAATTTAATTTTTTCTGGTGATACAATTTTTAAAGGAACTATTGGAAGATATGATTTTGAATATTCAAGTAGTACATTAATGAAAAATTCAATTTTAAAGATTTTGAATAATCTTTGTGATATGGATTACATAATTTATCCAGGTCATGGTAATTCAACTACACTTGAAGAAGAAAGAGAGACCCTCATTTATTTTCTCGATATTTTATAA
- a CDS encoding arsenic resistance protein — MEKLSKDLSLLDKLQPVFLITSIIIGLIISKIFPSFSSKLVPIVSIGIFLVILLIMISVDIKGILNSFKKWNVILIAIIINFLFTPFFANFLGIVFLKNDPGIHVGLILYLITPCIGWYLVFTELADGNVELGIVMLAWNIILQLALIPVYMWIFTRKVVGLDIASILYSVGIFLFIPFILSRILKGIIIKKYETIESFSEKFKISYLKTIILGIVIISMFASQGEILFQNPLIVVKMILPGLVYFITIFIIALLVGIIFNLRYKDIALLSFTLSARNSEASLAIAVSAFTNPLIPLTVVIGPSIELPILILILNILKIIKRKGVYKN, encoded by the coding sequence ATGGAGAAATTAAGTAAAGATCTAAGTTTATTAGATAAATTACAACCAGTTTTTTTAATTACCTCAATTATAATAGGATTAATAATAAGTAAAATATTTCCTTCCTTCTCTTCTAAACTTGTACCCATTGTCTCTATAGGAATATTTTTAGTTATTTTACTCATTATGATTTCTGTTGATATTAAAGGTATATTAAATTCTTTTAAGAAGTGGAATGTTATTTTAATTGCCATTATAATAAACTTTTTATTTACCCCATTTTTTGCTAATTTTTTAGGGATAGTTTTCTTAAAGAATGACCCTGGAATTCATGTAGGATTAATATTATATTTAATAACTCCATGTATTGGTTGGTATCTTGTTTTTACAGAACTTGCAGATGGAAATGTTGAACTTGGAATTGTTATGTTGGCATGGAATATTATTCTTCAACTTGCACTTATACCAGTTTATATGTGGATATTTACAAGAAAAGTTGTAGGATTAGATATTGCCTCAATTTTATATAGTGTTGGTATATTCTTATTTATTCCATTCATCCTTTCGAGAATTTTAAAAGGTATTATTATAAAAAAATATGAAACAATTGAGTCTTTCTCAGAAAAATTTAAAATTTCATACTTAAAAACAATAATTCTTGGTATAGTTATAATCTCAATGTTTGCTTCTCAGGGAGAGATTCTTTTTCAAAATCCTTTAATAGTAGTTAAGATGATTTTACCAGGTTTAGTTTACTTTATCACAATTTTTATTATTGCTCTTTTAGTTGGAATAATATTTAATCTTAGATATAAAGATATTGCACTTCTATCTTTTACATTATCTGCAAGAAATTCAGAAGCATCTTTAGCAATAGCAGTTTCTGCATTCACAAATCCTCTTATTCCTTTAACAGTTGTAATTGGGCCAAGCATTGAACTTCCCATTTTGATTCTTATTTTGAATATTTTAAAAATAATTAAGAGAAAAGGAGTATATAAAAATTGA
- a CDS encoding N-acetyltransferase, which yields MEILIIKNGDIKYKEDFANLIIYTGKDLFYTIFGDKAKEILKQLYTLKNNQFSYELTNFAIYNNKIAGMVLSYSYDDLMKTSLNTGLLLIKIMKFDFFINLIKFIKSFTKLSIVNKDEYYISNIAVYPEFRGLGIGKSLLFYTERLAKDKNLKKLSLDVERENISAIEIYKKFGFKIVKEFEINFSNKKFYFYKMEKSL from the coding sequence ATGGAGATATTAATCATAAAAAATGGAGATATTAAATATAAAGAAGATTTTGCAAATTTGATAATTTATACAGGAAAAGATCTCTTTTATACAATATTTGGAGACAAAGCGAAAGAGATTCTTAAACAACTTTATACTTTAAAAAATAATCAATTTAGTTATGAGTTAACAAACTTTGCAATATATAATAATAAAATTGCAGGAATGGTTCTATCATATTCATATGATGATTTAATGAAAACATCACTTAATACAGGTTTATTATTGATAAAAATAATGAAATTTGATTTTTTTATAAATTTAATAAAATTTATAAAGTCATTCACAAAACTAAGCATTGTAAATAAAGATGAGTATTATATAAGTAATATTGCTGTATATCCAGAATTTAGAGGATTAGGTATCGGAAAGTCACTTTTATTTTATACTGAACGATTAGCAAAAGATAAAAATTTAAAAAAACTTTCTTTAGATGTTGAAAGAGAAAACATTTCTGCTATTGAAATATATAAAAAATTTGGTTTTAAAATAGTAAAAGAATTTGAGATAAATTTTTCAAATAAAAAATTTTATTTTTATAAAATGGAAAAAAGTTTATAA
- a CDS encoding septum site-determining protein MinC translates to MRIPKNAVNFKGTKDGIIAYIDLSYSFNTILKALEKKISEREEFFRGGSIKFFPVTGTFSENEILEIKNLMSNKFDIDCEFFEKEETQVSSKKDKKMILKDFLVIKRILRSGQTLNYSGNIILIGDVNEDAEIVSGGSLFVFGSLRGSVIAGRESGEDAIVVATNLRPKRLQIGDIVLEENISKRRKEIASIALVENGKIVIYPYKNLFI, encoded by the coding sequence TTGAGAATTCCTAAAAATGCAGTTAATTTTAAAGGAACAAAAGATGGAATTATAGCCTATATTGATCTTTCATATTCATTTAATACAATTCTTAAGGCTCTTGAGAAAAAAATTTCTGAAAGAGAAGAATTTTTTAGAGGAGGTTCTATAAAATTTTTTCCAGTAACTGGGACATTTTCTGAAAATGAAATTTTGGAAATAAAAAATTTAATGTCAAATAAATTTGATATAGATTGTGAGTTTTTCGAAAAAGAGGAGACACAAGTTAGTTCTAAAAAAGATAAAAAGATGATTCTAAAAGATTTCCTTGTGATTAAAAGAATATTAAGATCTGGTCAAACATTAAATTATAGTGGAAATATAATATTAATTGGAGATGTAAATGAAGATGCTGAAATAGTCTCTGGTGGAAGTTTATTTGTTTTTGGATCGTTAAGAGGAAGTGTTATTGCAGGGAGAGAAAGCGGTGAAGATGCTATTGTTGTTGCAACAAACTTAAGACCAAAAAGACTACAAATAGGGGATATAGTTTTGGAAGAGAATATATCAAAAAGAAGAAAAGAAATTGCATCAATTGCTCTTGTTGAAAATGGAAAAATTGTAATCTATCCATACAAAAATCTATTTATATGA
- a CDS encoding DUF5320 domain-containing protein, whose amino-acid sequence MRRWFRRHCFYFGFPPFGFYGRFGFGLGPWWHHRMSREEEKEYLEDLKEYLEELREDIEKELEEIKKRLEELK is encoded by the coding sequence ATGAGAAGATGGTTTAGAAGACATTGTTTCTATTTTGGTTTTCCACCATTTGGTTTTTATGGAAGGTTTGGATTTGGTTTAGGACCATGGTGGCATCATAGAATGAGTAGAGAGGAAGAAAAAGAGTATCTTGAAGATTTAAAAGAGTATCTTGAGGAATTAAGGGAAGATATTGAGAAAGAGTTAGAAGAGATTAAGAAAAGATTAGAAGAGTTAAAGTAA
- a CDS encoding Maf family protein, producing MKKENLPGKINLVSNSKRRFDILKKFFVVKKITPNSLELEDGDYIKLTIENSKIKVLSIERKQNEIYVSGDTVVVYDNKIFGKPKNEDDAFNMLQTLSNKWHIVCSGFYFIYNNKEGMGYSIAKVKFKDLKKEEILNYIQTHEPFDKAGGYAIQGLGSYLIEKFEGCFYTIVGFPVVKFIKKLKEVIFENS from the coding sequence ATGAAAAAAGAAAATCTCCCTGGTAAAATAAATCTCGTTTCAAATTCGAAAAGAAGGTTTGATATTTTAAAAAAATTTTTTGTAGTAAAAAAAATAACTCCAAATAGTCTTGAATTAGAAGATGGAGATTATATAAAACTAACAATTGAAAATTCAAAAATTAAAGTTTTATCTATTGAAAGAAAACAAAATGAAATTTATGTCTCAGGTGATACAGTTGTAGTTTATGATAATAAAATTTTTGGAAAGCCTAAAAATGAAGATGATGCATTTAATATGCTTCAAACACTCTCAAACAAGTGGCATATAGTTTGTTCTGGTTTTTATTTCATTTATAATAATAAAGAGGGAATGGGATATAGTATTGCAAAAGTTAAATTCAAAGATTTAAAAAAGGAGGAGATATTAAACTATATTCAAACCCATGAACCATTTGATAAAGCTGGAGGATATGCAATTCAAGGTTTGGGAAGTTATCTTATAGAAAAATTTGAAGGCTGTTTTTATACTATTGTTGGATTTCCTGTGGTAAAATTTATTAAGAAATTAAAGGAGGTTATTTTTGAGAATTCCTAA
- a CDS encoding permease produces the protein MIGLAIWGITFLISKSKGVEIGKIVYNTFAQTIKIIISVFIFISLITVWLNPEQIAKHFGKEAGWKRFFIASTIPMFLGGSLFTIFPLIGTLIDNGISYGVALAFITSWSAKIPIIPLEIHFLGLKFAIIRTLLVIPTAFIIGYLGEIIFEKMEKRKK, from the coding sequence TTGATAGGTTTAGCAATCTGGGGTATTACTTTCTTAATATCCAAATCAAAAGGAGTTGAAATTGGAAAGATTGTTTATAATACATTTGCTCAAACAATTAAAATTATAATTTCTGTTTTTATATTTATAAGCCTTATTACTGTATGGCTTAATCCCGAACAAATTGCAAAACATTTTGGAAAAGAGGCAGGTTGGAAAAGATTTTTCATAGCATCAACTATCCCTATGTTTCTAGGAGGTTCTCTTTTTACAATTTTTCCACTTATTGGGACTTTAATTGACAATGGAATTTCATATGGAGTAGCATTGGCATTTATAACAAGTTGGTCAGCAAAAATACCAATTATTCCTCTTGAGATCCACTTTTTAGGTTTAAAATTTGCAATAATTCGTACTCTTTTAGTTATACCAACAGCATTTATAATTGGATATTTAGGTGAAATAATTTTTGAAAAGATGGAAAAAAGAAAAAAATAA
- a CDS encoding Gx transporter family protein, producing the protein MQYQNRLRNLIIVSLFLAGGIALNLIEPPVLFFIAPGIKIGIANIATLITLYYFNVAYSLLVGILRPILVSLIKGNFFTLEFILSFVGSILATCFMIIFKKVFKDKISIIGVSMIGGIMHNIGQFVMVYFISRIEYLFYYLPILIIFGGVSGFIIGYISKFLLKRLKEYEDEKRKSPW; encoded by the coding sequence ATGCAATATCAGAATAGATTAAGAAATTTAATAATAGTATCTCTTTTTTTAGCAGGTGGAATTGCATTAAATTTAATTGAACCACCAGTTTTATTTTTCATAGCCCCTGGTATTAAAATTGGAATTGCAAACATTGCTACATTAATTACTCTTTACTATTTTAATGTAGCCTATTCTCTTTTAGTTGGTATATTAAGACCAATTCTTGTTTCTTTAATCAAAGGGAACTTTTTTACTCTTGAGTTTATTTTATCTTTTGTTGGTTCAATCCTTGCGACTTGCTTTATGATAATTTTTAAAAAAGTTTTTAAAGATAAAATTTCAATCATTGGAGTAAGTATGATTGGCGGTATTATGCATAATATTGGGCAATTCGTTATGGTTTATTTTATATCAAGAATCGAGTATCTTTTCTATTATTTACCAATTTTAATAATTTTTGGCGGTGTCTCTGGGTTTATAATTGGTTATATATCAAAATTTTTATTAAAAAGATTAAAAGAATATGAGGATGAAAAAAGAAAATCTCCCTGGTAA
- a CDS encoding MgtC/SapB family protein codes for MIKDYIEILIKLLLSIILGGLIGLERERRNRPAGLRTHILVSLGSCLFTISSIEFSKIYGNGVDPSRVAANIVTGIGFLGAGTIMKEGLTIKGLTTAATIWISSAIGLTCGIGSFIPAILTTIFAFFILILVRTFEYERLRKTGENLKIFNVRVTDKPGQLGKIGTIFGKHGIHIRNVRFERDEKSLNIEFIVSIPQNIEIKDVLNELSKEDFIIEVSTE; via the coding sequence ATGATAAAAGATTATATAGAAATTCTTATTAAACTTCTCTTATCTATCATTTTAGGTGGTTTAATTGGTCTTGAAAGAGAGAGAAGGAATAGACCTGCGGGTCTAAGAACTCATATTTTAGTTTCACTTGGCTCTTGTCTTTTTACAATATCATCAATTGAGTTCTCAAAAATTTATGGAAACGGAGTTGACCCATCTAGAGTTGCTGCAAACATTGTAACTGGAATAGGCTTTTTAGGAGCAGGAACAATTATGAAAGAAGGTTTAACAATTAAAGGTTTAACAACAGCCGCAACAATTTGGATCTCATCTGCAATAGGTTTAACCTGTGGTATTGGTTCTTTTATTCCAGCAATTTTAACAACAATATTTGCTTTCTTTATTTTAATTTTAGTTAGAACTTTTGAATATGAAAGATTAAGAAAAACTGGAGAAAACTTGAAAATTTTTAATGTTAGAGTAACTGATAAACCTGGACAACTTGGAAAAATTGGAACAATTTTTGGAAAACATGGAATTCATATAAGAAATGTAAGATTTGAAAGAGATGAAAAATCGCTTAATATAGAATTTATAGTATCAATACCTCAAAATATAGAAATAAAAGATGTTTTAAATGAACTTTCAAAAGAAGATTTTATAATCGAGGTATCAACAGAATGA
- a CDS encoding DUF763 domain-containing protein: MRRGYADLPLHFGKAPKWLFDRMVKLAREISLSIIYLYGTKEFLNRISDPFWFQAFGCVLGFDWHSSGLTTTVTQALKEGLKYEQKNIGLFFAGGKGKRAIQTPNEIEDWINKGIIEMNLGELLKNYSRLVAKVDTVCLQDNFSIYHHFFIYSKEGLWAVIEQGMNEEKRVARRYHWFSKNIKSFVSDPHKGIASEIFVKPLNLVDSKIEKTREDIVKVANEIKGVEAIKILDKRKLSFPFHHPIFNEDYDEKRLINLISKIKDYKPKNFEELLLTQGLGEKSMRALALISHLIFGSELSFKDPVTFSFAHGGKDGHPYPVDKKTYDTSIEILKSAVEKAKLGDLEKLKLLKTLSKF, from the coding sequence ATGAGAAGAGGTTATGCTGATCTTCCTTTACATTTTGGAAAAGCACCAAAATGGCTTTTTGATAGAATGGTTAAATTAGCAAGAGAAATTTCTCTTTCAATTATTTATTTATATGGAACAAAAGAGTTTTTAAATAGAATTTCAGATCCATTTTGGTTTCAAGCATTTGGTTGTGTTCTTGGATTTGATTGGCACTCATCTGGTTTAACAACAACTGTAACGCAAGCTCTTAAAGAGGGTTTAAAATATGAACAAAAAAATATTGGTTTATTTTTTGCTGGTGGAAAAGGAAAAAGAGCAATTCAAACTCCAAATGAGATAGAAGATTGGATTAACAAAGGAATTATTGAAATGAATTTAGGAGAATTATTAAAAAATTATTCCCGTCTTGTTGCAAAAGTAGATACTGTTTGTCTCCAAGACAATTTTTCAATTTATCACCACTTTTTTATTTATTCAAAAGAAGGTTTATGGGCTGTAATAGAACAGGGAATGAATGAAGAAAAAAGAGTGGCAAGGAGGTATCATTGGTTTTCAAAAAATATAAAAAGTTTTGTCTCAGATCCGCATAAAGGAATCGCATCTGAAATTTTCGTTAAGCCACTTAATCTTGTTGACTCAAAAATTGAAAAAACAAGAGAAGATATTGTAAAAGTAGCAAATGAAATAAAAGGTGTAGAAGCAATAAAAATTCTTGATAAAAGAAAATTAAGTTTTCCTTTTCATCATCCAATTTTTAACGAAGATTATGACGAAAAAAGACTTATTAATTTAATAAGTAAAATAAAAGATTATAAACCAAAAAATTTTGAAGAACTACTTCTTACTCAAGGATTGGGTGAAAAATCTATGAGAGCACTTGCACTTATTTCCCATCTTATATTTGGTTCAGAACTTTCATTTAAAGATCCAGTAACATTTTCTTTTGCACATGGAGGAAAAGATGGTCATCCCTATCCAGTTGATAAGAAAACTTATGATACATCTATTGAAATATTAAAATCTGCTGTTGAAAAAGCAAAATTGGGTGATCTTGAAAAACTAAAACTCCTTAAAACCCTCTCTAAATTTTAA
- a CDS encoding PEGA domain-containing protein, which produces MKKLIYLIIFLLIIISLSCISNKGTISVDSYPTDSEVYLNGEYIGNTPLSKKINIGKYTIEVKKEGYKIYTKEVEIKRGRETIIIANLERKVGGLSIKTEPQGATVYIDGKNYGLTPLDIYDIEVGKHEVLITKEGYKSITKEIEISEDIIEISEILEKGVSKAYINSNPRGATVIIDGKEIGKTPLEIKEISLGRHFITLKALGYEEMTKTIDITNELNTFSFSLIQLNHTLIIETEPEGATVYLDDVIKGITPIEIKNLTPLKKYKIRIELSGYLPYLTEITMPKDGSIFLPKVKLMKIGG; this is translated from the coding sequence ATGAAAAAATTAATTTATTTAATTATTTTTTTATTGATAATAATTTCATTATCATGCATATCAAATAAAGGAACTATTTCTGTTGATTCATATCCAACAGATTCTGAAGTTTATTTAAATGGTGAATATATTGGAAACACCCCTCTATCTAAAAAAATAAATATAGGAAAATACACAATAGAAGTTAAAAAAGAGGGGTATAAAATTTATACAAAAGAGGTTGAAATAAAAAGAGGAAGAGAAACAATTATAATTGCAAATCTTGAAAGAAAAGTTGGAGGATTATCAATTAAAACAGAACCTCAAGGGGCGACTGTTTATATTGATGGTAAAAATTATGGTTTAACCCCTTTAGATATTTATGATATTGAAGTTGGAAAACATGAAGTTTTAATAACAAAAGAGGGGTATAAGAGTATCACAAAAGAAATTGAAATAAGCGAAGATATTATTGAAATTTCAGAAATTTTGGAAAAAGGGGTTAGCAAAGCATATATTAATTCAAATCCAAGAGGCGCAACAGTAATTATAGATGGAAAAGAAATAGGTAAAACACCACTTGAAATTAAAGAAATATCTTTAGGAAGACATTTTATTACTTTAAAAGCACTTGGTTATGAAGAGATGACAAAAACAATTGACATTACTAATGAATTAAACACTTTCTCTTTTAGTTTAATTCAATTGAATCATACATTGATAATAGAAACTGAACCAGAAGGTGCAACAGTTTATCTTGATGATGTAATTAAAGGAATCACACCTATTGAAATAAAAAATTTAACTCCACTTAAAAAATACAAAATTAGAATTGAACTTTCTGGTTATCTTCCATATTTAACAGAAATAACTATGCCCAAGGATGGATCAATATTTTTACCAAAAGTAAAACTTATGAAAATTGGCGGATGA
- a CDS encoding permease: MSLNVLPVIFFIFVIMGLITVFVSKETIANLLGSKSGIQGILLGEIIGAVALIQPSAVYPFSGTLLNKGASYAVLYAFIGTAILIGVSTLPAEIKFLGKKFTLIRNLLTFLLIFIFSLFIHLIM; this comes from the coding sequence ATCTCTTTAAATGTTTTACCAGTAATATTCTTCATTTTTGTAATTATGGGTTTAATTACTGTTTTTGTTTCAAAAGAAACAATTGCTAATTTACTTGGTTCAAAAAGTGGAATTCAAGGAATATTATTAGGTGAAATAATTGGAGCGGTTGCATTAATTCAACCATCTGCTGTTTATCCATTCTCTGGAACTCTATTAAATAAAGGAGCAAGTTATGCTGTGTTATATGCTTTTATCGGAACTGCAATTCTTATTGGTGTTTCAACATTACCAGCAGAAATAAAATTTTTAGGAAAGAAATTTACTTTGATAAGAAACTTGTTAACTTTTTTACTAATATTTATTTTTTCCCTTTTTATACATTTAATTATGTGA
- a CDS encoding NifB/NifX family molybdenum-iron cluster-binding protein, which translates to MKIAVASNDGKIISSHFGRTRGFVIFEIEGNEIKKREYLPNTFTGHHGGIHNRGLHHFDTHSAIIEALKDVNIVISHGMGRRLYDDLKNAGIDVYVCNETNVDEAIKLFLDGKLTNVEDLLH; encoded by the coding sequence ATGAAAATTGCAGTTGCATCTAATGATGGAAAAATTATTTCATCTCATTTTGGTAGAACAAGAGGTTTTGTAATTTTTGAAATAGAGGGAAATGAGATTAAAAAAAGAGAATATTTACCTAACACCTTTACAGGACATCATGGAGGAATTCATAATAGGGGATTGCATCACTTTGATACTCATTCAGCAATAATTGAAGCACTAAAAGATGTGAATATTGTTATATCTCATGGTATGGGGAGAAGATTATATGATGATTTAAAAAATGCTGGAATTGATGTTTATGTTTGTAATGAAACCAATGTTGATGAAGCAATTAAACTATTTTTAGATGGTAAATTAACAAATGTAGAAGATTTGTTACATTAG
- a CDS encoding NusG domain II-containing protein, with product MKKIDKIILYFLIPFLLFSIFYFSFETNNKTLIIIDKNGQREYSLFQKRILECEGKFGIVKVEIDNGKVRVIESNCKDKLCIKKGWISNIGEYSICLPNEVFIIIKGRGIIDAISE from the coding sequence ATGAAAAAGATTGACAAAATTATTTTATATTTTTTAATTCCTTTTCTTCTTTTTTCCATTTTTTATTTTTCATTTGAAACTAATAATAAAACACTCATTATTATAGATAAAAATGGACAAAGAGAATATTCATTGTTCCAAAAAAGAATTTTAGAATGTGAAGGAAAATTTGGCATAGTGAAAGTAGAAATTGACAATGGTAAAGTAAGAGTCATTGAATCTAATTGTAAAGATAAATTATGTATTAAAAAGGGCTGGATTTCAAATATTGGAGAATATTCTATCTGTCTTCCAAATGAAGTTTTTATTATAATCAAAGGAAGGGGTATCATTGATGCAATATCAGAATAG
- a CDS encoding PadR family transcriptional regulator: MKRGFCFKGLPFSSGFWLKAWILIILGKRCLHGYEIMNKLNSIFPEFFICKGPSHMGGGYRILRMLEEEGLIESKWETQESGPPKRVYWLTENGEKLRERVIKDIEKNIEILNKLLEFSKEEEV, encoded by the coding sequence ATGAAAAGAGGTTTTTGTTTTAAAGGATTGCCTTTTTCAAGTGGTTTTTGGTTGAAAGCGTGGATTTTAATAATTTTAGGCAAAAGATGTCTTCACGGTTATGAAATTATGAATAAATTAAATTCTATTTTCCCAGAATTTTTTATTTGTAAAGGACCCTCACATATGGGAGGAGGCTATAGAATTTTAAGAATGTTAGAAGAAGAAGGTTTAATTGAATCAAAATGGGAAACTCAAGAGAGTGGCCCCCCAAAAAGAGTCTACTGGTTAACTGAAAATGGTGAAAAATTAAGAGAAAGGGTTATTAAAGATATCGAAAAAAATATAGAAATTTTAAATAAATTGTTAGAATTTTCAAAAGAAGAGGAGGTGTAA